A region from the Lycium barbarum isolate Lr01 chromosome 8, ASM1917538v2, whole genome shotgun sequence genome encodes:
- the LOC132607276 gene encoding cationic amino acid transporter 2, vacuolar-like: protein MGYVGDTQKNDKGGCFIGGMKSLVRRKQVDSANSKSSGGAGSSHQLAKALTIPHLISIGVGSTIGAGVYILVGTVAREHSGPALTISFLIAGIAAALSAFCYAELASRCPSAGSAYHYSYICVGEGVAWLIGWALVLEYTIGGSAVARGISPNLAMLFGGPDSLPFFLARQTIPGLNLTVDPCAAILVFVVTGLLCVGIKESTMVQGFVTSVNVCVMAFVIIVGGYLGFKSGWPGYELPVGYFPYGVDGMLAGASTVFFAFIGFDSVASTAEEVKNPQRDLPMGIGFALSICCSLYMLVSAVIVGLVPYYAMDPDTPISSAFARHGINWAAYIITIGACTSLCSTLMGSILPQPRILMAMARDGLLPSFFSDVNKRTQVPVKGTVATGLLSGTLAFFMNVEQLSGMVSVGTLLAFTMVAISVLILRYVPPDEVPLPSSFQEAIDSVGLRRSGCSSSSSSDIDVESTKGPAVTAGDSTPLLVEISVGHPLVEKAAAKMSYLVRQRRKVAGWTIMLTCIGVFILTSAASIVSLSNSARYALSGFGGLLLLSGLVVLTCIDQDDARHTFGHTGGFTCPFVPLLPIACILINVYLLINLGGATWARVSIWLVIGACIYVLYGRTHSSLKSAVYVPATHVDEIYETSANSLA from the exons ATGGGGTATGTTGGtgatacacaaaagaatgataaaGGAGGGTGTTTTATTGGGGGTATGAAAAGTCTAGTAAGAAGGAAACAAGTTGATTCTGCAAATTCAAAATCTTCTGGTGGTGCTGGTTCTTCTCATCAATTAGCTAAGGCCTTAACTATTCCTCATCTTATTTCTATAG GGGTTGGTTCAACAATTGGCGCTGGGGTTTATATTCTAGTTGGCACAGTTGCTAGAGAGCACTCAGGTCCGGCCCTCACCATTTCCTTTTTAATAGCTGGAATAGCAGCTGCTCTTTCTGCCTTTTGCTATGCGGAGCTCGCAAGTCGTTGTCCATCAGCTGGGAGTGCCTATCATTATTCTTACATTTGTGTTGGAGAGGG TGTTGCTTGGCTGATCGGTTGGGCATTAGTATTGGAGTACACAATTGGAGGTTCTGCAGTTGCTCGAGGCATATCTCCAAACCTG GCCATGCTTTTTGGAGGTCCAGACAGCCTGCCATTTTTCTTAGCTCGTCAGACAATCCCAGGACTGAATCTTACGGTGGACCCGTGTGCAGCAATTTTGGTTTTTGTTGTCACTGGGCTTTTGTGCGTGGGGATTAAGGAG AGTACCATGGTACAAGGATTTGTCACTTCAGTAAATGTGTGTGTCATGGCTTTTGTAATTATTGTTGGTGGATATCTGGGCTTCAAATCAGGATGGCCAGGCTATGAGCTTCCTGTTGG GTATTTTCCCTACGGAGTTGATGGAATGCTTGCTGGCGCTTCAACTGTCTTCTTTGCCTTCATTGGGTTTGATTCAGTTGCTAGTACAGCTGAGGAG GTGAAGAATCCTCAACGTGACCTGCCAATGGGAATTGGTTTTGCATTATCGATATGCTGCTCTCTCTACATGTTAGTCTCTGCAGTTATTGTTGGTTTAGTACCCTATTATGCTATGGATCCAGATACACCAATCTCTTCCGCATTTGCAAGACATGGAATTAATTGGGCAGC ATATATAATAACTATCGGAGCTTGTACTTCTCTTTGCTCAACATTAATGGGTTCGATATTGCCTCAG CCACGGATACTTATGGCAATGGCTCGGGACGGATTGCTTCCTTCATTTTTCTCAGATGTTAATAAGCGCACTCAAGTTCCTGTTAAGGGCACTGTGGCAACTGGTTTACTTTCTGGAACCTTAGCATTTTTCATGAACGTTGAACAGTTGTCAGGAATG GTTAGTGTTGGTACGCTTCTCGCGTTTACAATGGTGGCTATTTCGGTATTGATTCTCCGATACGTTCCACCAGACGAGGTCCCACTTCCATCCTCTTTTCAGGAGGCAATAGACTCAGTAGGCCTGCGACGTAGTGgctgtagtagtagtagtagttcaGACATTGATGTCGAGAGCACCAAAGGTCCAGCTGTGACTGCTGgcgatagcactccattgttagTCGAGATTTCAGTTGGGCACCCTCTTGTGGAAAAAGCAGCTGCAAAGATGAGCT ATCTAGTTCGTCAAAGGCGGAAAGTTGCTGGCTGGACAATTATGCTTACCTGTATTGGAGTATTCATCCTTACATCAGCTGCTTCAATTGTTAGCTTATCTAA TTCTGCAAGGTACGCACTGTCTGGATTTGGCGGGTTGCTCCTTTTATCTGGTCTGGTAGTGCTCACTTGCATAGACCAGGATGATGCGAGGCACACCTTTGGACACACAGGAG GTTTCACTTGTCCGTTCGTTCCACTTCTGCCTATTGCCTGTATTCTCATCAATGTCTACTTATTAATTAATCTTGG CGGTGCAACTTGGGCCCGTGTATCAATATGGCTAGTAATAGGGGCGTGCATATACGTGTTGTATGGTCGAACCCACAGTTCACTAAAGAGTGCAGTTTATGTTCCTGCAACTCACGTGGATGAAATTTACGAGACATCTGCAAACTCCCTTGCGTAA